The DNA segment tctctctttttccctcGATACCTCGCACTTCCTCCCTCTCGTCCTTTTTCCCTTCTCCTCTCCACCTAACCGTGTTTTATTCCTTCCGGCATTCCTACCGGGCGAAATCGCACCTTCCTCTCTCGCGAGAGCGTACGACGCGTGACCCTCTCGTCAACGTGACCACGTTTCGCACGCGTTCTCACCGGTCCCGTCGATAGATCGATTATATCGCGGCACACGGGGATCGGGAATTTTCCGTGGCTCGTGGATCCACGATTCCTCGGATCGCGGCCCGTCGAGAATGACTTTCCGCCACGACGAAGCAGCACTAGTGGCCGAGTGTAGGGGACTTATTCGCGAACTTGTGAAGTGCGCACTTTTTTGCGAGGTGGCGTTGTGCAGATAAAACGCAGAGCGTTTCAATTCGGTTCATTGTTTCGGTCATTAGCTTACGCGGCATGACGAGTGATAGGTGTgctttcgcgataacgcatccacTTTCTTCGAACTGTGATTACTGTCTGGATAGTGTGGTGAATGTGCCTTAGAAATTACGAATACCGTAACAGCCGTTTAGCCTGAGAAAAGGTACCGTATAACGTAACCGATCTCTCCTATCCTCTTCTCGCACTCCGATCCCGACGTTTCTATTCCCGACCGTGAACTCGTTCGTtaatcttttctctttctctccctctctctctctctctctctcactctctctctctcttttttattACATTTGCACGTACGCGTCGACCCCACGAGAGGCAACGATTTTACCGATTAATTCTTCGAGCAGGAGCACGAGGATAATTTTTTTCGGTTGATTCGGTGCACGCGTTTCGAATGCGACGCGTACGTCCAGCTCGCGGGTACGTCCACGAATTTCTTTCATCGCTGGTCGTACTCGTCTAGATCTGCGTCGGGTCCCGGTCGAGTTCTATTATCGAAACGTTGTCCAGGATTTTCACGGGACTGCGAAACTTATCTAGAATTCGTCACACATAAATTTAGCAGCACGCGATAGCAAACTTGAAAGTCTGAAAACAGTTTCCGAATCACACCGCGCGGCTTATGATAAAAGTGTATCtacgaaataaaaagaaaagaacggaGGAAAAGGAGGAATTTATTCTTCCCACCCCGAGCGTCTTTGGCGATAATTGGTCGGAGCGCATCCAAAATATTGCGGGTGTTCGAAGCAGTTATTTACCGTTCGAACGTCCCACGGCCCTCCTCGAGATCGGTAGCATTTATGTATGTACTTTAATTACTATTTTCTTCGGAACGGCGACTCTCCCGACGAacgcaaaaataactttcgaatCAGCGATACGATTATCAACGGAAACGTTACAAAATAGTATACACGGTGTCCGTGCTCCTCTCGCTCTTATCGTAATAACGTGTTATAGAATACAAAAAACAATCGACGATCATTAATTCCATTCTATATCGGAGCTTTTGTCATGGCATgcaccacacacacacactcgcGCACACACGAACACGAACACGCACGcatacacgcacgcacgcacacacacacgagCCCGAGCAACGAGCACTGTAAATTTGTTTTAAGAtcttttttttatcattttgCTAAGATAACACTATCAGCATACATTTAATGCTTGCGCTTTTAAAAGTGGCGGAGAGAATTATTTAATCGTATGTTCTGGCTTCACTCCAGCCTGGCGACCTAATTTTCTTGTATGGTGCAAATAAAAAGTAGCGTAATCCTTCGTTTCTATTTTTACGCCATGCACTCTTTAATTCTTATTCTCCGTCCACGCTCGACATCGTTCGGCCGATACACGGTGTACATACGtatccttttctctctctccttctttctttcctctCCTTTTTGCCTCTCGTTTTCTTCTCATCTCATTCTCACGGTTCGCCATGCGAAACGCGTCGATGATACATTCGCGTTTACACGCGAGATTCGCGAGGACCGCGCCGACATCTCGAGCAACGGACACGCGCTCGGCCCGTACCCGATGCCACGTAAAAATACCGCAAAACTCCGATGCGTCGTTTTGCAACGCACACGCCGGCAACAGGAACGGTTTATGGTCCCGTATTTTTATACCGTCCGAATTAATAACACATGTTCCGCGCGCGATACCTCTGGTCAACTTTATCCTCGTTCAACGAATCCGCGTATTAATTATTAAGTTACATAACCTTTCTTACAcgacgagggagagagagagagagagagagactgtaCGAATAAATTAACATATGTTCTAACGATGCTACACCTATGGTAAACGCGACAGTTGATGTAGTCACCCGAAATATACGCGCTCGATTCTTTTTATTCGGCCCTTAACGAGCGGACAAATTACTCCTCTTCGTTCATCCCTTTTCATCCCTCCAGTTCGCGTCTGTTCAATGGAGAGGTCGGGGTGCGATGTTGGCTAGCACGGCGTTTCGCGACAGCGATTATgaaaaaaattcaattttacGATGCGCACACGTACGCTGTGTATCGTGTAATTAGAAAACGGCAGCTTTTCGATTTTGGTTCCTGGTCGCGTCCGAGGTCGATGCGACGGTCGTTTGGCTGCCCGTTAAAACGTCCCTTGACTGATTACTCGCTGTAAGGCGGGACCAGCCGCGATACTTTATTAACCAATTGTATCTGTATGTACCGCTGGCTAAATAGAGCACGTTGTTTCTGATTATAGGTGAATAGACATAACGATGGTAGATACGCAACACTTTTGTCTGCGATGGAACAATTACCAAAGCAGTATAACGTCGGCGTTTGAGAACTTGAGGGACGATGAAGATTTTGTGGACGTCACACTGGCCTGCGATGGCAAAAGCCTCAAAGCCCACCGCGTTGTACTCTCCGCTTGCAGTCCCTACTTTAGAGAATTGCTCAAGGTAAGACAGAGCCATCGTTTCCTTCGTTCGCAACAACCCCCTCGgttccaccctctctctctgtctatatatatatatacaacccCGTTCTATCGTCGCGGCAACCCTCCCAATTCCGACGATAGATCGAGTGCAACGTCAATGTTTAACTAATACGAGAACGTGTCTCTTCTTTTCCTCCTTGCTTCCCCTTGTTGCAGAGCACACCGTGTAAACACCCGGTGATAGTACTTCAGGACGTAGCGTTCAGCGACTTGCACGCTTTGGTCGAGTTCATCTATCACGGGGAGGTGAACGTGCATCAGCGTTCCCTTAGCAGTTTTTTGAAAACTGCCGAAGTCCTGAGGGTATCGGGGCTTACGCAACAGGCAGACCAAACAGAGAGGGACGAGGTAAGCATCATCGACCACCCCTGAACCCCTTCGATCCCGTATTCTCGCCTAGCCTACGTCTGTCGCGTTCGTAACGTTCGGTAACAGGGTACACCAGCAGGCCATCGTCGGCCATATGTAATATCTCGCCAAGCCTCGTACCTCGCGAATTGATTATGCTTTGCATGTTATCTCTGATAGAGACGTGACTTTTAACTAAAGAGCGCCTTATCTCGCTGCACAATGTGTGTATCCATCTTGATTCCAGCCCATAATTGTCATAGGTCAAGCAAACAAAGATAACTGGCCGCGTTGTTACAAGTAGAAACCGAGGAATCGCGATCGGCGAACGATACACCTGGCACGCGATCCTCGTCGAGGATTCATCTCATTTCTCGTGTCGACAAACTCCGTGCGGTCGCCTCATCGCTAGTTTCCATCGGttccgttttttttcttttcctctgtTCTTGTTCGTTCCAGCTGTCCCATGTACGCGCGTTGGCCGCCGGTGGTAATCATCTTCCTTTCCACGAAAAATCGGAGGAGAGCTTCCCGCGGGGCGGTTCACCGCCGACGCCGGTAACCCCGACGCCGACCACCGTGCAGCAACTGCTGCGCAGAGCGCAGATACGCAGGAACGAGAGACGAACGCCGGATCCGCACGATGAATCGGCGAAGAAGCCGAGGGTGCCGTCGCCGCCGTTGAACAACAACGACGCGACGCCCACGGACTTCTCGATGGTGAAGAACAACCATCTGTCGAGCAAGGTCGAGGGGAACGGCGTGCACGAGGAGAAGAGCTGCCTGGAGGACATCAAGTGCGAGCCGTTGGAGCTGACAGGTGGTAACAGTGGTAACGGTGGTAACAACGAGGACTCGTCGGATTCCGGTGCAGCCGCGTCGGATCGACCACCAGCATCGGCCAGCAGTAACGAGCACGAGCCCGAATCCGAGCACACGTCCACCCAGAATTTTTTGTCCGACACGAAAATCTTCCCGCCCACGCCTGGAAGCTTTAATTTCAGTATGGCAGCGCTGGCGGAGCATGCCCCATTGCCAGGTACGTAACCAAATCTCGTTCACATTCGGCCTGTACGCATTGACCAATTTCGATTGTTTAATCCTCTCGAAGCATCATCTATCGAACATCTTTGCACCACCCAGCTCCACTGGTATCCCGTGTTTCCTTCTCCCGGCGTCGTTTCGCGTCTCGATCGGTCGATCCACTCCTTCCTGCGTCTTCGAGTAGTACTCGCGTAAACGTTCGAGGACGATTATAGATGATTCTTTCCGTCAAGTCTCTGGTAATTGCGATGTTGCGTACAGGCCATTGTTCGATTGCACGCCGCGAAAGAACGTTCGTTGCTACGTGTGACGATAGTGAAATTTCCAGGATTGGGTCACGGGTTGCAACCACCGGACTTGGCAGGAACTTCGCAAGGTAAGAATATTTACTATCAGCTCTGCCCTATAAAATCATTAGAATCAATCGATGATCAACCCGTACGGGGGACACTCGAGTACGATCAGACGACGACCGCGCGTGCACTTGTTATCGCGTTCTTTGTCTTCTATTTTGTTCCACCCCccctcgttttctttttttttctgttttttgccGCCGTTCATTTCATTCCATCCAGCGGTCGCGGTGACGCGATCGCTTTGTAAATCAGTCGCGTACAATCCATTATCGGGATTGACTTGAGCCTTTGATTTCTTTTGATTTTTCAAAGGGCACCTCTATGCTATTCCATTATTTTCCACCGACAGTCGATACATCGTGGCCGCAACTGTCTGCGGTGTAGCGGTTCGctgtaataaaaaaataactAAAAGACTTGTGCAGTTATATCAAACACTAACAAATCACGAATTATAAGAatgattatacatatatacatatatatatatatatacctacatatcaatattttttttttttttattttatttggtTGCGGTGAAAGAGCACTACTGTCTGCTTGGACGATTAAAACTTCTTCTAATTGGCATGCGTTACAAAAATCATTGATATCATCATTCCTTAAAATGGTACCATTTACCGGATCGCCTTGCATTTGCATTTCATGACGTCATAACGTGTCCGCGATTACCAACGGATTCGCGACGTTTAGCAACGAATTTATCTGCTAGCCGATCCGCGTTCCCGCTTCCTGAAAGTGTTAGAGCCGCGGCTAATCCTGGGGTCGCTCGATCGCGCCACTATTTATCTGTATCTGAATTTATTTACGACGGCCGCTCTTTGTACCGCGAGGTTTTGAAACGAAAAACACGACGCGGAATCGCAGACGATCGATACGTTTCGTAGAGCGCGGAGACGTACCACCGCGGATGGCTCAAGGTGGAGCACAGCAGATACATTCGTTCTCTCGACTCGACGAATTCGTTGCGATCATTCTAATTGGCATAAAGCGATCGAAATAGACCATCGCTGTTTGGCATCACTGTACAAAGTATCCCGCGCAATCGCTACCACGTTTCGATGAGAAAACGCTATCGGTACAAGAACGAGAAAAAAAGACAAAAATGGCCCCCCCTCCCGGAGATAAGTAAGAATAGAGAAACGAATGAAAGCAAATGAGTACGAAAAGTTTCAAAATATGCACAGAAGAAGTTGACAAGTAACGATGCAGCGACAGACTGTTCTCTTTGCGTACAATTTACACGGATTTTCGGAGAAGTCCGTCAAATGTATTAACGATTTTATTAACGCTTTTGAGTTTCGTGAATCGCGTCAAGCGTCGTTTCGTCGGCGATTGATCGTTCACACTATTTATACGTGCCGTGCTCGTATTGTCCAATTCATCGTCAAGTTCTGTATCAGTGTTGTCGTCCTATTAACGTTTGGTAACGGAACGCACACCGCTGCCTCGGTATCGCCGATACGACAGCCATTATGACAttgcttataattttatatttacgaacatatacatatattattatACCTTTCTTACGTATATATCGACTCGCATATTTATGTAtacgttcttttctttttcttttttttttttattacatgtaCTTTACAGACATTATCGTATGTACTAATCTCTGAAAGGCTACAGTTGCA comes from the Xylocopa sonorina isolate GNS202 chromosome 1, iyXylSono1_principal, whole genome shotgun sequence genome and includes:
- the LOC143432640 gene encoding uncharacterized protein LOC143432640 — encoded protein: MVDTQHFCLRWNNYQSSITSAFENLRDDEDFVDVTLACDGKSLKAHRVVLSACSPYFRELLKSTPCKHPVIVLQDVAFSDLHALVEFIYHGEVNVHQRSLSSFLKTAEVLRVSGLTQQADQTERDELSHVRALAAGGNHLPFHEKSEESFPRGGSPPTPVTPTPTTVQQLLRRAQIRRNERRTPDPHDESAKKPRVPSPPLNNNDATPTDFSMVKNNHLSSKVEGNGVHEEKSCLEDIKCEPLELTGGNSGNGGNNEDSSDSGAAASDRPPASASSNEHEPESEHTSTQNFLSDTKIFPPTPGSFNFSMAALAEHAPLPVKFPGLGHGLQPPDLAGTSQGSTGPPSAILAMRLSHPLHGSLLPPGVCYTCDVCGKTLSTKLTLKRHKEQQHFQPLNSAVCALCHKVFRTLNSLNNHKSIYHRRQK